In Penaeus vannamei isolate JL-2024 chromosome 14, ASM4276789v1, whole genome shotgun sequence, one DNA window encodes the following:
- the LOC138864070 gene encoding uncharacterized protein, whose amino-acid sequence MRFPACPLALWWLWAVVLRPPHASAECLVEYNGEEKPCTVECIVPPDPTQMPTCSTHKQGTSQPGSCHAACDSSFCSDACKLRIEQLLSATTTTASQVVAGTTTTASQVVAGTTTTASQVVAGTTTTASQVVAGTTTHGTTTVQSVDGSTATTQVADGTTTTTHAVEDATTTTNQVVKGTATTSTGSDSSTTPPTVQGKKVVKAMAFLFHISLSRPSLIFPSPSFLSLFYLA is encoded by the coding sequence ATGCGTTTCCCCGCGTGTCCCTTGGCGCTGTGGTGGCTCTGGGCGGTCGTCCTCCGCCCACCGCATGCCTCGGCCGAGTGCCTGGTGGAGTACAACGGGGAAGAGAAGCCCTGTACCGTGGAGTGCATTGTGCCCCCCGACCCCACGCAGATGCCCACTTGCTCCACACATAAGCAAGGCACTTCTCAACCTGGAAGTTGCCATGCTGCTTGTGACAGTAGCTTCTGCAGTGACGCTTGTAAGCTTAGGATAGAGCAGCTGCTATCAGCAACAACCACGACTGCATCCCAAGTGGTAGCTGGTACAACCACGACTGCATCCCAAGTGGTAGCTGGTACAACCACGACTGCATCCCAAGTGGTAGCTGGTACAACCACGACTGCATCCCAAGTGGTAGCTGGTACAACCACGCATGGTACAACTACAGTGCAATCGGTAGATGGCTCAACTGCTACAACGCAAGTAGCTGATGGTACAACCACTACAACTCATGCAGTTGAAGATGCAACGACGACCACTAACCAGGTGGTGAAAGGAACAGCCACTACATCGACGGGAAGCGATAGCAGTACAACTCCTCCCACCGTGCAAGGTAAAAAAGTCGTCAAAGCCATGGCgtttttatttcacatttcacTCTCCCGGCCATCGCTCATCTTCCCGAGCCcgtccttcctatccctcttttatTTAGCTTAA